Proteins co-encoded in one Candidatus Bipolaricaulota bacterium genomic window:
- a CDS encoding MoaD/ThiS family protein → MNQKIDVIVKAFGGLRAHIDQFPLRVELPAGARLADLLSRLAEDQPALYSELRDGLARGYVNILIDGRNARFLAGLDTELKDGASVAFIPPVGGG, encoded by the coding sequence ATGAATCAGAAGATCGACGTTATAGTGAAGGCGTTCGGCGGGCTGCGGGCCCATATCGACCAGTTTCCGCTTCGGGTCGAGCTTCCCGCCGGGGCGCGGTTAGCCGACCTCCTCTCCCGGTTGGCGGAGGACCAACCGGCCCTCTACTCCGAGCTTCGGGACGGCCTTGCCCGCGGTTACGTGAACATCCTCATCGATGGGAGGAACGCCCGCTTCCTCGCTGGGCTCGACACGGAGCTCAAAGACGGGGCGAGCGTCGCATTCATCCCTCCGGTCGGCGGGGGATGA